In one Pseudomonas sp. 31-12 genomic region, the following are encoded:
- a CDS encoding OprD family porin translates to MNKSTLALAVAVGVLAQQASAAGFIEDSKATLGLRNFYINTDNRDGPGANKNEEWGQGFDLRFISGYTQGTVGFGIDAIGLLGVRLDSGGGTNGASNNSYGGTVFPSKSNGEAVDNFSSLGLTAKAKISQTELKLGTLQPKNPVIVTNDGRLLPQTWQGGQITSGEIKDLTLVGGQIESVKGRNSSNNEQLSIGGANSRTVSGRDSNKFIYAGGDYKITKDLTAQYYYGNLEDFYKQHFLGLVHNWAIGPGVLKSDLRYFNSSDDGANGHDPLYYSSGNYSSTSSGKGKVDNNLYSGLFLYTVAGHTFGGGYQVSNGSSDFPWLNQGDGSSNYTITDMQIQKFGRAGERTWQARYSFDFAKVGVPGLTAGMVYLRGDDIDTNRTSTAAAGNNSTEWERDLTVGYVVPEGPLKNVGFMWKNATWRTNIPGVRSQDENRLILSYSIPLL, encoded by the coding sequence ATGAACAAGTCCACCTTGGCCCTGGCTGTGGCCGTAGGGGTTTTGGCGCAGCAGGCAAGCGCCGCCGGTTTCATCGAAGACAGCAAAGCCACTCTGGGTCTGCGTAACTTCTACATCAACACCGATAACCGTGATGGTCCGGGCGCGAACAAGAACGAAGAATGGGGCCAAGGCTTCGACCTGCGCTTCATCTCCGGTTACACCCAAGGCACCGTCGGCTTCGGTATCGATGCCATCGGCCTGCTGGGCGTGCGTCTGGATTCGGGCGGTGGCACTAACGGTGCGAGCAATAACTCGTATGGCGGCACTGTTTTTCCAAGCAAGTCCAACGGCGAAGCGGTTGATAACTTCTCCAGCCTGGGCCTGACTGCAAAAGCCAAAATCTCCCAGACCGAACTGAAACTGGGCACGCTGCAGCCAAAAAACCCGGTTATCGTGACCAACGACGGTCGTCTGTTGCCACAAACCTGGCAGGGTGGCCAGATCACTTCTGGCGAGATCAAGGACCTGACTCTGGTCGGCGGCCAGATCGAATCCGTGAAAGGGCGTAACTCCAGCAACAACGAACAGCTGAGCATCGGCGGTGCCAACTCACGTACCGTGAGTGGCCGCGACAGCAATAAGTTCATCTATGCCGGTGGTGATTACAAAATCACCAAAGACCTGACCGCGCAGTACTACTACGGCAACCTGGAAGACTTCTACAAGCAACACTTCCTGGGTCTGGTGCACAACTGGGCAATCGGTCCAGGCGTGTTGAAGTCCGACTTGCGCTACTTCAACAGCTCTGATGACGGTGCCAACGGGCACGACCCGCTGTACTACAGCTCCGGCAACTACAGCAGCACGTCCAGTGGTAAAGGCAAGGTCGACAACAACCTGTACAGCGGCCTGTTCCTGTACACCGTTGCCGGTCACACCTTCGGTGGCGGCTATCAGGTCAGCAACGGCAGCAGCGACTTCCCTTGGTTGAACCAGGGCGACGGCTCGTCGAACTACACCATCACCGACATGCAGATCCAGAAGTTCGGCCGTGCCGGCGAACGTACCTGGCAAGCTCGCTACTCGTTCGACTTCGCCAAAGTCGGCGTGCCTGGCTTGACCGCCGGTATGGTTTACCTGCGTGGCGACGATATCGACACCAACCGCACCTCTACTGCTGCAGCCGGTAACAACAGCACCGAGTGGGAACGCGACCTGACTGTCGGTTACGTCGTACCGGAAGGCCCGTTGAAGAACGTTGGCTTCATGTGGAAGAACGCTACCTGGCGCACCAACATCCCGGGCGTTCGCTCCCAGGATGAAAACCGCCTGATCCTCAGCTACTCGATCCCGCTGTTGTAA